CCTTGGTTTTACCATGCAAATTTTGAATTTCCCTCAAatacttttgggttaaaaaaaactgtatatcaCATCACAGCATTAGTCATcatcttaaaacatttaaacgGACATATCTAGACAACAAATGGCATAATGTCCACATGATGTTAAATTCCCTTCAGATGTATTAttgaatgatattaaaatatatgcagTACATATCAAATATGAGTGACTAGATTATGGTCACATCACAGGCCGGAGACAAGGGGTTAGTGCAATAACAGGTATGATTGCAGAACGAGATGGCAGGAAACATTGGAGGTGAGTAGAAACACATTGAACAGTTTCTTGGGTTCTTAACTGGGCTGATTGGTGTTGTGTCCATAGTTCCCTTAGAGACTGAGCATCAGAAGGGTAAGTATAGACATGTTAGTATAGCGTGAGAGAGTCGGGTAAGTTTACTGTAGCCTGAACGATGAGAGACTGAGAGCGGAGCGGCTTGATTACAAAGTGTGATTAATAATCAGGTGACTGGGATCTGGTGTGCGTCGGGTCTGGTGACTTTGGTGATGACAGTGACTGGGATCGTGCATCCCTGACATTTACATACatataacatttaacattaatgatAAAACAAGTAAAGGAAAAGTCTCATTTTGTAAGATAGCTACTATTTGTAGTTAAAGTTAACATTCATTAATGTACTAATTTGCCAATATGCTTTGTTTGACTTTTCGGAGATCATCTGCTCTTCCCTGTGGATTATAGGATTTAGGTTTAGAGACTGGCTAGACCACTacatgaccttaatgtgcttcttaGGAGCCCTCCTTGTtggtatgttttgggtcattgtccatGCTGGAAGaccatccatgacccatcttcagtgttctggctgagggaaggagaacactgagggaaggaggttctcaTCCAAGATGAGAACTCCGAATTTCTTCTTCATCTTGAaaaaatggaagtcagtggcaacCACCAGATGTCATCAGGGCTAAGACTCTGCAATTATTATGCGCTATTATCTTGTGTTTATAAGagcaaaacattctgattggctagtaatgttagtttggttgagagtgaaagctgtGCTCCTCTTATACCATTGGTACACATTATACACATGGACTTgaaagtgaaagtttttttttttttatgcagccaAATGCTGGATGCTGGAAATCTGGCATGGTGCCAGAGAACTTTAAGACCTTGACTCATCATGATATTCAAGTTATTTTGAAACTGAATAATTTCAGTACagctaaaattatttaattctcCATCCTAGGCATTTATTGGGTCATTTATTGAACCAGCATAAATCCTTTTCCACACATACATAAAGTAGGCTATATCTCAAAATCTCTAATCTAGAACCGAAGTACTGAAAATCACAATGAATTTAAACTACACTACAGAAAGATTTATTATatgaaatactaataataattattggaaTTGAAGGAAATTAAATTAAGGATGTTGAAAGAAAAGAAACCTACAATCTTTTAAGAGTGCAAATATTTTGTAGCTAAAGTTAGGCTAGATTCTTTACTTTTGTTAATATTGTATGTACAATTTGCCAGTTCctcaattcctttttttttaactttaagtaaaataaaataatacataacagATGCCTATTTATTATCTAATTTAACTGTATGATTTTTCTCCTGATGAAACAGCTCTCCATCTTCCCCCTTTCTCCAGCTTATTGGTCGTTGGGTTTAaggtaatttaatacatttttcttcagCCGTTTCCTCGAGTGCATATACTGTTCATGGCAAAGTGTGTTGTTGTACCAGAATTTGCACGGTCTGTGTCCCCCTCTTCAGTCCAATCCACACTGATCCACTGTATCCAGCATCCACTATATTTACCAGCCTGTTCACATCATCCATGCTGTCTGCAGTAGCCAGATCAGTGAATCTCTctctgcagtaactctgagctTCTGGCCACGACATTAAGAGCAGAAACTGCTCCAGGTGAGCCTGATATTTTAACCATGTATAAATGACCCTGGAGCACAGTCAttggggtatatttgtaacaatagccaaaaaatttaattaaagattTTCCTTTAATGGCAAATACCAtgagatattaaataaaaatcatgttccatgtagatattttgtaaatgtcctaccataaatatatcaaaacttcatttttgattaataatatgcattgcaaagataTTAGTTGtatattgccaaaaaaaaaatgtcagatcctaataaatcatacatcaatggaaagcttatttatattcagctttcaggttacgtataaatctcagttttgaaaaattgacactaaagactggttttgtggtccagggtcacatatgcaaACACGTCATCATAAATACAGATTATACATGAGAACACCAATCTGACAGAAGCACAAACAGACTCCTATCCATCACTGCTCACACAGAAAACTGGTGTATTCTTAGAGATGATCAAACACATCATCCATTTTCATCAAATTACATCAAAGCTTACACAGCAAACATGGGCTGACTATGAGGTTAGCCTTGATTTTAGCTTTAAAGTCCTGTATCTTAGACAGTAGCTATACAGTAGCATAGCACTAGGAACATTAAGGTAATGGATCTGATACATAGGGAATGTATGAACCAATGAAATATGCAGTGTAATGTGCAGAGTAATatgaattaagtaaaaatatgaattaatattaatgatatcAAAAAGCTCTCAAGTGAGTGATTTAACCTTTCCAAATACTACACTTACAAAGGTATATTGGACATATTacagctttaattaaaaataaaagtgagacATAAGCTCTGCAAGAGTTCTCTTCTGACCTAAACAAATGACGGTTAAAACTTTCCTCAGGACAATACTTCTACCTGCTGTACAGAACAGGTACTGCAGGGGAAAGCGGAGCACAACCTAAAGCTTTTTATGTGTAACTCCACTTgggcagtggcggctccagacaattttgattgggggggcaatgggggggtcctggtcttttcaaggggggtctcatgaaaaccaacaaaaaatacagtggacatggctaataactgcatatttctgctactaaacaacaagaACACcattgcaatgtaaacaaatgacaggctacatttgttattcatatccttcacactgcactttcatgtcaggtatattatgcatttttattgacattgatatttttacatttatttccagatagatattattgagtttacaggctaaagtggtcttgctgttgtaaacactgttgcttttgtagaaaaaatatttgcatcacatttaaaatataattatattttaattcatttctgaattgtttttatttttataatgataattcagagaatgagaaaatctgaataagccttaccagtgttgtgataattatttttacgtgttaaaataagtactgtaatataataaaaaattattcaaataacataaaaaagaccagacccctcgatgcatgtgaaacttttctccctcaaacagcacgctagtgttacttctacactacagcaaagagtatagaagttacttctatactctttgactacaggctacacactgcaatataaacaacgtatctgcatgttctcacatcacaatgaccaacatgatgaccattcacctgactacgacctcatccaaccaggAAGATTCATCATGCTGCatgcgcattttttaattgctagaggatattttcaacatcgtggcagctggtaagtggtgtttcattctcagcgaagtgattttggtgtttatttacttattattattttacaagaacgatgtgatgtgagaacatgcagatacgttgtttatattgcagtgtgtagcctgtagtcaaagagtatagaagtaacTTCTGCTACATGACAGTGTTTCTTGACGTAACATCATaactattaaactatatcttatgattttaaatctgtataaaACCTCAGCACAATCTTAAAGTAAAAGATGTGCTAAAGCCTGATTTTGTGATGGCTGTGCTTTACaatgaaattattataatcttaattcaagtgctGAAGGATTTTGAAAGTCAGGATTCAGTGTTGAATATTGcataaccctgcctgctttaaatgtttcaaaacaattgaaaacattcattggaaattttgaaaagtaatcaaTTTTAATGGgtttcattatttaataaaaaaatggaaatagttacactacttattatATCTGAAATCTATTACATTTCCATAGTAACCCTCCTAACCCTCAATCTTTCTAGTGGTCAAAGGATGAAGAGCAGCTAACAAACTACAGTGTTCCGATTTGCCACTGACAGAAGTCAAATATAAGAGATTACTAATTGCAATATCTGATTTAGTTAAGTGAGCGATTATTGAACAGAATAAACTGCACTGTAGACCAGACCTTTAGCAATTTAGTCCAACAAATCCTTTGTCCTTCACAGATGTGTTTATTAGACCTGTTGGTAAATATATTAATGCTTCCACCTACCAAAAAAGTGTACTACTATCTGCAACACTTAATCCATTTTACTAGATTTAAATCTGCATGATTTCAAAGATTTCTCTTTTCTATAAATTgcattctaaattttaaatggtaCTGAATGGTAAATTTAAGGTGGGAAGAATGCACAATTCAGCTAAGCTCATTAATGTAATTACTGACATAAGccttaaacatttagaaaattgttttttttaaatgaattatacaatatttttgtatttctaaatAATAGATAGGTCCAACCTTGGTTCTATAAACAGTTCACATTGTAGATGTTTCACTTTATCTGAACTTTCAAGTTATTGGATCCTTTAAGCTAATGAACTGTTGCATtgaattattttttgattagggagacatgcaaaatgttcaCTGTTGGGGGGCTTCGTGATGCTCTAAACGATACAATTCAAGCTTTTCTAAATatcattgtgtgtgttttaacataACACAACAGGAAGTTCTTTTCAGTAGGTCTAGGCATTATAAAAATTGCAATTGCGTTTGGATTGTCACAATTTTTGCATCTGTGACGAGTGGGCGGGGCcaagagacgtgggaacgaggagtgaggccaggtgtagtgattggagatgagctacatctgcgacccaccaccggtctcgagtcccacgtaggagatggaaggatataaaactggagcgacgaccgtgaaggacgagagaggaccaggcctgggcttttctCGTCCATCattatcgtcgctccagttttaaaTCTTTCCATCCTCCTACGTCACAGCGTCCACatatgaaaaatgcaaaaaataaaatataataatattaaaaaaataataataattataattactttaaaaaatattcctGAATATTCTTTCATAATGCAAAAAAGTAAATCAACTACAGAATGGCCTTAAATCTCTTTAAGTTGCTGTTTTACATTAAACATATGAAAAGAGCACTGTATTTTTACAATTCAATATCTGACATAGAAatcttaaaataagacaaaaatgccCGGGATTATTTTGCCAATGATATCATATTTTACTTATCAACTAAGGGGACATATACACACATAGGCTTGGATATATCTCAAAATGCATATACTAGAACCGAAGTACTGAAAAATCACAGTAAATTTAAACTACATTATTGaaagattttaaaaagattaaataataataataggaattgAAGAAAACTGAATTATGATTGTTAAAAGAAAAGTAGCCTCTAATCTTTTaagagatatatatattatacaaataataggctagatttattaatgttgttatatttacagttcctttaaataataacattacttgatatttttttatgcggtttcaagttttcctttctctttgtagtgttacaagctgttggtACATAAGGAAGATATGTAAATTTGCAAAgattaaagttttaaatcccaaagagatattctttatacaGTTTAAGAGTAAACCACACACTCCTAAAACCTGATCCTTGGAGAGAAGACAATGCCGGCAGTTCTgaatcacagtctgtaagtacatttacatatgtaaaggatttgccactgatgattcaaatgcaagtttttggcagtgagtagcgcttgttgtttgccgtctctccaatcacaaatgcagacatggttttgttAACGTGGTGTGATGCAacgtgtaaaaacacagtataagtcattattatccataattatgtccccattgcaacaaatgactttttattgtttttgttttttcagaccGATaagctttttgtaaaaaaaaaaaaaaaaaaaaaaactacttgtttcagaaaggtggggcatagaggagaaacaataatgtacattatgtggaaaataatattttttgaaccttaaaccacatacaTTACAGTTCCCTATTACATTTATCATCTTAATTCACCATATGGTTGTTCTCCTTATGAAACAGCCCTCCATCTTCCCCCTTTCTCAAGCTTATTATGTTGTCAGTGTCCAACATCATGTTCTTCAGCTTTTCACTTATCTGGAAGACCAGTGAGAAAGAATCAAATAAAACCTGACATCATGTCACATATATATGCCTCACATCTGTAACCCTAAATAACAACACAATtatcaataataatgatgattatgattataTGAGTGGTGCTTTTTGGGTTTAaggtaatttaatacatttttcttcagtTGTTTCTTTCGAGTGCATATACTGTTCTTGGAAGAGTGTGTTGTTGCACCAGAATGTGACACTAAACGCAGTTTAAGGCAGATACAAACCTCATTCAGAATGGCCGTCTGTAGTGAAGAATCATCCAATGCACATTTTCCCTTACATGTGACTTTCAGTCTCACAATTTGTTTCCTAATGTCTTCAAGACAAATACATGAAGTTATGCTCAACATAGAATATACAACAATAAAGGAAACATATTTCAGTTGTTTGTGATATCTGTTGTAAGAGTAATCTACAAACCATTTTTCTCTCCCCCCTTCTGTTTGTAACTATATATGATTAATTGTAGATGTGTTGGATTAAGGggattgtgaatttttttttatttttcttctgtagTTTATGTATTCACTGTATATTGTGGGTAAGGTAGTGATTGGTTGCTGTATGTacaatattatatgtatatagataTTCATACTAAACAGCAGATATCTTATTGTAAGTGTCTATCTTATTCATTTAATTCTGTTGGTGAAACTCACCCCCATGGCAGATAAAAGGCTGCTTGAGATCACAGCTGTATTGAGCCCATCTGCCAGAGTTGTTTCTTGACATCGCAATACAGTCTCCAGATCCTGGATTCAGGAATGGTTGATCTGCTGCCCAGTGTCTGAAGACGCGACTCCATTTATCAGACCATTCCCAAGAGTCCAGGAACAGACCGATCCAGATGTAAGATCCagataagagatttttttttatctggtcaTTTTCTGCAGAGTTGCGGATGGTGGGCAGGTCTGTGTAATGTTGTCTACAGTAGCTCTGAGCATCAGTCCAGTTTTTGTAAGTTTGTATTAGGTATGAAGTATTTCCTATTGAGAAACACAGTTTGAAGCTCTTGTTTCCTAAActaaaaattcataattttacaaGAACTCACCCATATagcatgtaaaatataataaaaggtCACATCGAGCGTCATGCCAAGCCCCGGAATAAGAAGCAGTACAATCTCCTTCTCTATCTGGCTGTCCTGAATCCCAGTTATAATACAGAGAAGTGTTGTTGTCTCCATCAGACCAAACCCAGCGTGTCTGTGTCCCCCTCTTCAGTCCAATCCACACTGATCCACTGTATCCAGCATCCACTATATTTACCAGCCTGTTCACATCATCCATGCTGTCTGCAGTAGCCAGATCAGTGAATCTCTctctgcagtaactctgagccTTTGGCCATGACattgctttatttatatagaagtACGGACGAGAAAGACCAAAGCTGCTTTGGAAGAGCACTGTTAAAATCAACATGATAAACCATCTATATGTGAACACCTCatcataaatacaaatacaaatacaaatgatcACACCAACCTGACAGCAGAAGCAGCACAAAAAGACTCCTGTCCATGACTGCGCACACAGATCCTATCGGAGAGATGAGCAAACATAAATCATCTGTGTCACAGTTCTGCAAGAAGGTAATACACATGGCAGACTGCAAATTTATCGTTACTTTAAATACACTACTTCATGTCAACAAATGCACCCCAAATATGGTAGAACCATTCAATTTGTGTTAGTTACGCAGTTTTTGAACAATTTCAGCATTATTTATTGCAAATCTTCAACTTTTAGTTGTTGTAGACATTAGATTTTGTgaagattttcttttaaaatcatcATAGTCTAAAACTGGCACAACGTTTCTTTGAAAGTTTCTT
The Carassius auratus strain Wakin unplaced genomic scaffold, ASM336829v1 scaf_tig00017067, whole genome shotgun sequence DNA segment above includes these coding regions:
- the LOC113075469 gene encoding L-selectin-like, which translates into the protein IFSLGNKSFKLCFSIGNTSYLIQTYKNWTDAQSYCRQHYTDLPTIRNSAENDQIKKNLLSGSYIWIGLFLDSWEWSDKWSRVFRHWAADQPFLNPGSGDCIAMSRNNSGRWAQYSCDLKQPFICHGDIRKQIVRLKVTCKGKCALDDSSLQTAILNEISEKLKNMMLDTDNIISLRKGEDGGLFHKENNHMVN